The following proteins come from a genomic window of Legionella cherrii:
- a CDS encoding GNAT family N-acetyltransferase gives MIKNYSTPNIRTATLEDAEAIAQIHISSWQKMYRDFIPEIILQNLSLKERTQQWHDLIKQDVKILVMEINNQLIGFASICPFRDFRADNTMGEISAIYLHPDYWRIGLGTKLCTAAISELANQGYKKILLWVFEDNIQARKFYDALGFEATSATKLEEFYEGGALLKEVLYQKVI, from the coding sequence ATGATTAAAAATTATTCAACGCCTAATATCAGAACCGCTACATTAGAGGATGCTGAAGCGATAGCACAGATTCATATCTCCTCCTGGCAAAAGATGTATCGAGATTTTATCCCAGAAATTATATTACAAAACTTATCCTTAAAAGAGCGAACTCAACAATGGCATGATTTGATAAAACAGGATGTTAAAATATTAGTCATGGAAATAAACAATCAACTCATAGGCTTTGCAAGTATTTGTCCTTTTCGTGATTTTAGAGCAGACAACACCATGGGAGAAATCAGTGCGATTTATTTGCACCCAGACTATTGGCGAATAGGATTGGGCACTAAATTATGTACGGCTGCAATTTCTGAACTTGCGAATCAAGGATATAAAAAGATACTTTTATGGGTATTTGAAGACAATATTCAAGCACGTAAATTTTATGATGCTTTAGGTTTTGAAGCCACAAGCGCAACTAAATTAGAAGAGTTTTATGAGGGCGGAGCTTTATTAAAAGAGGTTTTGTATCAGAAAGTAATTTAA
- a CDS encoding YbhB/YbcL family Raf kinase inhibitor-like protein, translating into MILESPAFTHNALIPQEYTCNGVNHSPPLVWNDAPKNTQSFVLIMDDPDAPMGLWVHWILFNLPAECHELKTGAGIPSQTISARNSWGKTGYGGPCPPSGTHRYFFKLYALDTFLNLGEHATKKEIETAMQNHIIEQTELIGRYSQSP; encoded by the coding sequence ATGATACTTGAGAGTCCTGCATTTACCCATAATGCCCTTATTCCTCAAGAATATACCTGTAATGGCGTCAATCATTCACCTCCATTAGTGTGGAATGATGCACCAAAGAATACCCAATCTTTTGTTTTGATTATGGATGATCCTGATGCCCCAATGGGACTATGGGTCCATTGGATTTTATTTAATCTACCTGCTGAATGTCATGAACTTAAAACAGGAGCTGGCATTCCATCACAAACAATTAGTGCACGAAATAGTTGGGGAAAAACAGGCTATGGTGGGCCTTGTCCACCAAGTGGTACTCATCGTTATTTTTTCAAGCTGTATGCTTTAGATACCTTTTTAAATTTAGGTGAGCATGCGACGAAAAAAGAGATAGAAACAGCCATGCAAAATCATATTATAGAGCAGACTGAATTAATTGGGAGATACAGTCAATCCCCTTAA
- a CDS encoding Mpo1-like protein, with protein MNEKKFVNFNEFYPFYLNEHKTMMCRRLHVIGTSLACLCFLFFLISWYWLWLILMLVTGYGFAWIGHYVYEKNKPATFHYPLYSLMGDFVMLWQILSGKLKF; from the coding sequence ATGAACGAAAAGAAATTTGTGAATTTTAATGAGTTCTATCCTTTTTATCTCAATGAACATAAAACAATGATGTGCCGACGTTTGCATGTTATTGGAACTTCTTTGGCCTGCTTGTGTTTCCTTTTTTTTCTTATTTCCTGGTATTGGCTATGGCTTATTCTGATGCTAGTGACAGGCTATGGATTTGCTTGGATTGGACATTATGTCTATGAAAAAAATAAACCGGCAACATTTCATTATCCTCTATACAGTTTAATGGGCGATTTTGTCATGCTCTGGCAGATTTTGAGTGGGAAATTAAAATTTTAA
- a CDS encoding protein adenylyltransferase SelO: MIPSIYRSSYLKLPSNFYEVIAPTPIEHPYFVKYNHELAAYLCTPNSTSADEQELLSFYAGNSVPSHLTSIALAYAGHQFGYYVPLLGDGRAVLLGEIRSHDGKLWDIQLKGSGKTMFSRMGDGRAPLSAVLREYLISEAMHGLNIPTTRCLAAIASKEKIHRQNGPVPSGVLTRVASSSLRVGSFEYAAAQKDNHLLKALANYALERHYPEILSCESPYLELFKKVVDRQAHLIAEWMGVGFIHGVMNTDNMTISGETIDYGPCAFMDEFDFGTVFSSIDVTGRYAFGNQATIAKWNLAQFGKTLLPLFEADNAPQQVQEVLDSFNTLFSQYWNKKIREKLGLSDDNTNPADLIKNFLGLLQEYKPDFTNTFRLLNQAIESESHQNELIKALGNQPHSKQWVSDWLNCIKQQHVDLAAIKTKMHQVNPAYIPRNHLVENAINAFIEDNDSTLMDTLLGVLKNPFQQQENTENLQCLPSPHERVYQTFCGT; encoded by the coding sequence TTGATTCCATCTATTTATCGCAGTTCTTACTTAAAGCTGCCTTCTAATTTTTATGAGGTGATCGCTCCAACACCGATTGAACATCCTTATTTCGTTAAATACAACCATGAATTAGCTGCGTACCTTTGTACCCCGAATTCCACCTCAGCTGATGAACAGGAGCTCTTATCTTTTTATGCTGGGAACTCAGTCCCCTCGCACCTTACAAGTATTGCCTTAGCTTATGCAGGCCATCAATTTGGGTACTATGTTCCTCTTTTGGGAGATGGTCGCGCGGTATTGCTTGGCGAAATACGAAGTCATGATGGAAAACTATGGGACATTCAGCTTAAAGGTTCTGGAAAAACAATGTTTTCACGAATGGGTGATGGTAGAGCACCGCTTTCTGCGGTATTAAGGGAATATCTGATCAGCGAAGCAATGCATGGGTTAAACATTCCAACCACCCGTTGTTTGGCGGCCATTGCAAGCAAAGAAAAAATTCATCGTCAAAACGGCCCCGTCCCTTCAGGTGTATTAACTCGCGTTGCCTCCAGTAGTTTACGCGTTGGTTCTTTTGAATATGCTGCAGCTCAAAAAGATAACCACTTGCTAAAAGCCCTCGCGAATTATGCCCTTGAAAGGCACTATCCTGAGATTTTATCCTGTGAAAGCCCTTATCTCGAATTATTTAAAAAGGTTGTAGATCGCCAGGCACATCTTATTGCTGAATGGATGGGGGTAGGCTTTATTCATGGCGTCATGAATACGGATAATATGACGATTTCCGGCGAAACAATTGATTATGGACCTTGTGCATTTATGGATGAATTTGACTTTGGTACCGTATTCAGCTCCATTGATGTTACTGGTCGTTATGCATTTGGAAATCAAGCCACCATAGCAAAATGGAATTTAGCACAGTTTGGTAAAACCTTATTGCCTTTATTTGAAGCAGATAATGCACCACAACAAGTGCAAGAAGTTCTCGATTCGTTTAATACGCTTTTTTCTCAATATTGGAATAAAAAAATAAGAGAAAAATTGGGTTTGTCCGATGATAATACGAATCCCGCAGATCTTATTAAAAATTTCTTAGGATTATTACAAGAATATAAACCTGATTTTACCAATACCTTTCGTCTCCTCAATCAAGCAATTGAGAGTGAAAGCCATCAGAACGAGTTAATCAAGGCTTTAGGAAATCAGCCGCATAGTAAGCAGTGGGTTTCTGACTGGTTAAATTGTATTAAACAGCAACATGTTGATCTTGCGGCAATAAAAACTAAGATGCATCAGGTAAATCCAGCATATATCCCAAGAAATCATTTAGTTGAAAATGCAATTAATGCGTTTATTGAAGACAATGACAGTACTTTAATGGATACGCTGTTAGGGGTATTGAAAAATCCTTTTCAACAACAAGAAAATACCGAAAACCTGCAGTGTTTGCCTTCGCCACATGAACGAGTATATCAAACGTTTTGCGGAACCTAA
- a CDS encoding superoxide dismutase family protein, with translation MKKNKQKEQMIMGALLLFIASIATADTVTSDIANTDGTAIGTVVFEDSQYGLLIKPQLTGLPAGTHGFHIHQHPDCGDHAKNAGAHLDPSNTNKHLGPYGEGHLGDLPVLIVDNNGTANTPTLAPRLKTKDIKGHAIMVHAGGDNYSDNPPLGGGGDRIACGKIAG, from the coding sequence ATGAAGAAAAACAAACAAAAAGAACAAATGATCATGGGGGCTTTGCTCTTATTTATTGCGTCCATAGCTACTGCAGATACTGTAACGAGTGATATTGCTAACACCGATGGAACTGCAATAGGAACAGTGGTTTTTGAAGACAGTCAATACGGTTTGCTGATTAAACCTCAATTGACTGGACTTCCCGCAGGCACTCATGGTTTTCACATCCATCAACATCCTGACTGTGGAGATCATGCTAAAAATGCTGGCGCCCATTTAGACCCATCGAACACCAATAAACATCTTGGCCCATATGGCGAGGGGCATTTAGGTGATTTGCCAGTGTTAATTGTTGATAATAATGGAACAGCTAATACACCCACATTGGCACCGCGTTTAAAAACCAAAGATATTAAGGGACATGCCATTATGGTCCATGCAGGTGGGGATAACTATAGTGATAATCCTCCCTTGGGTGGCGGTGGCGATCGTATTGCTTGTGGAAAAATTGCAGGCTAA